The Ruminococcaceae bacterium BL-4 region GGTTAAAAGAGATTTCTTCTTCCGGAGCTGCCATGGCTTTTTTGGCCGCAGAAAAGGGATGCAGTCAAGAAGAAAGAAAAGAAGTTTGGAGTTATATCAGAAAGACACGCTTTTATCAGGACTATCCTATCATTCCAGTGGAATTTTCTATGGATATGATCACGATTGATCAGGCATTTTCCCCTGATACGTGTTCTTTACATTTTTCTCCTTCCGGACAAGTAACTTTGTATGATAAAAATGGGACACGAAATTTAGGGCTGTATTCGTGTGGAACCCTTTTACAGCAGCTTTTGGGTGGAAATATGCAAAAGACTACAAATATTTGATAAAATAAAAATGGCTTTGAAAATCCGATTAGAGATTTTCAAAGCCATTTATTTTATGTAGAGATTTTGAACCTGTTTGATCCTTGAGGTGAGGCCCTTCTTGCATATCAGAGACAATTTTGCGTGCGACACTGCTCATAGAGGATTTTAGAAGAGAAACAAATTTTTCCGGGGGCATACATTCTTTTGCGAGAAGCCACCTTTCGATTGCGCAGAGGAACGCATCCGAGAAGAACACAGCAAAAAATTCCGAATCTTCAGAGCTGTCAATCATTTCCCACAGATAATTTAAAACGATCGGTCGTAACAGAGATTGAAAATAATCGTGAAAACAGTTTTGTCCCGTTACTTCGAGGGCATTCATATAAAAATGGCGGTTTTTGTAGAAGTAGTCACAGATATCTTCAATTAAAGACCAGCCATCATCGTAGTTTTTATCATGAACGGCGCCCACAAATTCCGTGTAAAAAATCCAGTTCACTAAATCGTATTTATCCCGAAAATGGTAATAAAAGCTTTTTCGATTCATGTTGCAGTGCTCACAAATATCGCCGACGCTAATTTTTGAAAAAGGCGTTTTTTCCATAAGTTTTTTCATGGCAGATGCTAACGCTCGCTTAGTAATTGCTGAATCCGACATTCGTTCACACCTCTTTCTTTTTCTATATGCTATTATTATAACAAACCTTCAAAACAAAAATCAATCCTAAATTCTAACTGCTGAGGAGTAAAGCGGTATATAATAAAGTTTGCTCGATAGTAAAAGCAGGAACGCGGTAAAAAACCACGCTCCTGCTTTTAAGGAGAAATATGAAAAAGAGTGAATTTATGTGAAACCCTTTCACAAGAGTCTTATTATCATCAAGAGGTTCCTTTTTCTAAGAACATTTTAAGAATACCCTTTTTATGTGTGCATTAGTTTAGAGGAATGTAAAATTCGGGTAAATTTTAAGTGATCGTTTGGTGAAATTTGTTTTTATAAAATGGATGAATTTTCAAAGGCATTTTATTGTCATTTTTTTAAAAATACGATATAATAAATTTGATTAAGTATTTTTGGAGGGTATAATGGGAATGCATCGAAATCGCAATATCGGTCGTGATATTAGTCATGCCGTTCGGGATGCTATGCGTACCGGTAATTTTGAAAATCTTGGCAATACAGTTCGTAATACAGTTCGAGATGTTACCGCTGACGTAGAAGCAAATGTGCGTGATTCTATGTCTGGCAATCATCAGAAGAATCAGTCTGCCTATCCGCCTCCACCTTATCAAAAACCCTCTTCGAATTATCCCCCCTATTATCGCCCTTATCGTTCAGCAAAAACCAGATCGGAGATGATTCCTGGAAAAGTTTCGGGAGGTGTGCTGCTGGGAACAGGACTGGCAGTGGGAATTCCCTGCCTAGTGACGGCAATCGTCGGCTCAGTAATGACCGGCATGGGAATGATTGCTGCTTCTGTCTTTGCAGTTGGCGGTGTGGTCCTTTATATTTTGTCTGCTGTAGGAGCTTTCCTTTTTGGAAAAGGAATTTCTCTTCTCAAAAGAGTTAGGCGGTATCGAAAATATCGGGCTCTGATGCAAGGGGGGTCTTTTTGCCCTATTAAACAGTTGGCGGATGGAATTCATAAAGCACCCGAATATGTAACGAAGGATCTTAAAAAAATGATGGCAAAGGGAATTTTCCCAGATGGTCATTTGGATGAGCAGGGAACAACCTTTATGCTGGGTGACGAAACCTATCAAAGCTATCTACAGGCGGAAAAAGCACGCAAGGAGCGCGAGGCAGAAGAGGAACGCCTGCGTTCGGATCCAACTGCTGCTGCACTTGCACAGGCAAAAGCAGAAGGGAATCAATATATTAGGGCTATTCGGGAGGCAAATGATAAAATCCCCGGAGAAGAGATCAGCCGTAAACTTGACCGCTTGGAAGAAGTCTGCAAAAAGATTTTTGATTATGTAGAGGAACATCCAAAAAAGCTGCCGGAGATCCGGCGCTTTATGCAATATTATTTGCCGACCACTTTAAAACTGGTCAACGCTTATCAAGAGTTTGACAGTCAGCCAGTGCAGGGAGAAAATATCTTACAGGCAAAAAAAGAAATTGAGCAAACGATGGATACGATTAATACTGCATTTGAAAATTTGTTGGATACACTTTTTCAGGACGATGCATTGGATGTGGCAACCGACATTTCTGCCTTGGAGACCATGCTGGCCCAAGCAGGGCTGACCGGCAAGGATTTTAAAAAAGAAGAAACACAGAAGGAACCGGAACTAAAGCTATAAAGAGAAAATAAGGAGGAAAGATCTTATGAGTAATGAAAAAACAGAGATGCCGACTTTGGTACTCGATGGAGCACAAGAGGCACCGGCGGCACCTACTCTGGAGACAGTAACACCTTCCGAACTCACCCAGAAACCGGAAGACATAGAGAAAATGAATCTGACACCAGATGAGCAGAAAATGGTGGATGATTTTTCCAAGAAAATTGAACTGACAAATTCCAATATAATTTTACAGTATGGTTCCGGAGCGCAGAAAAAGGTTGCGGATTTTTCGGAAACTGCTCTAAATTCAGTAAAAACAAAAGATCTCGGCGAAGTCGGCGATATGCTTTCCGGAGTCGTCTGTGAACTCAAAAATTTTCAGGTTGAAGACAATGAAAAGGGGATCATGGGATTCTTTAAACGCAGCGGCAATAAAATCAATGCGTTAAAAGCACGCTATGCTAAGGCAGAAACAAATGTTGATCAGATTTCATCTGCTTTAGAAGGACATCAGGTAACCATGCTCAAAGATATTGCCATGCTGGATAAGATGTATGATCTTAATAAGGTCTATTTTAAAGAATTGACTATGTATATTTTAGCCGGCAAGAAAAAGCTTCAAGAGGTGCAGACACAGCAGCTGCCTGCTTTGCAGAAAAAAGCAGAAGCATCAAATCTTCCGGAAGATGCTCAAGCAGTCAATGATCTTGCCAGTATGTGTAATCGTTTTGAAAAAAAGCTGTATGATCTGGAACTGACGCGCACAATTTCAATTCAGATGGCACCCCAGAT contains the following coding sequences:
- a CDS encoding Transcriptional regulator, TetR family; this translates as MSDSAITKRALASAMKKLMEKTPFSKISVGDICEHCNMNRKSFYYHFRDKYDLVNWIFYTEFVGAVHDKNYDDGWSLIEDICDYFYKNRHFYMNALEVTGQNCFHDYFQSLLRPIVLNYLWEMIDSSEDSEFFAVFFSDAFLCAIERWLLAKECMPPEKFVSLLKSSMSSVARKIVSDMQEGPHLKDQTGSKSLHKINGFENL
- a CDS encoding Toxic anion resistance protein, whose product is MSNEKTEMPTLVLDGAQEAPAAPTLETVTPSELTQKPEDIEKMNLTPDEQKMVDDFSKKIELTNSNIILQYGSGAQKKVADFSETALNSVKTKDLGEVGDMLSGVVCELKNFQVEDNEKGIMGFFKRSGNKINALKARYAKAETNVDQISSALEGHQVTMLKDIAMLDKMYDLNKVYFKELTMYILAGKKKLQEVQTQQLPALQKKAEASNLPEDAQAVNDLASMCNRFEKKLYDLELTRTISIQMAPQIRLVQNNDLLMSEKIQSTLVNTIPLWKSQMVLALGVEHSQQAAKAQREVTDMTNELLRKNADTLKMASINTAKESERGIVDMETLQHTNEQLITTLDEVMQIQKDGHEKRAAAEQELGKIEGELKQKLLSLQTQQ
- a CDS encoding conserved protein of unknown function (Evidence 4 : Unknown function but conserved in other organisms); its protein translation is MGMHRNRNIGRDISHAVRDAMRTGNFENLGNTVRNTVRDVTADVEANVRDSMSGNHQKNQSAYPPPPYQKPSSNYPPYYRPYRSAKTRSEMIPGKVSGGVLLGTGLAVGIPCLVTAIVGSVMTGMGMIAASVFAVGGVVLYILSAVGAFLFGKGISLLKRVRRYRKYRALMQGGSFCPIKQLADGIHKAPEYVTKDLKKMMAKGIFPDGHLDEQGTTFMLGDETYQSYLQAEKARKEREAEEERLRSDPTAAALAQAKAEGNQYIRAIREANDKIPGEEISRKLDRLEEVCKKIFDYVEEHPKKLPEIRRFMQYYLPTTLKLVNAYQEFDSQPVQGENILQAKKEIEQTMDTINTAFENLLDTLFQDDALDVATDISALETMLAQAGLTGKDFKKEETQKEPELKL